From the genome of Vicinamibacterales bacterium:
TCGGCGCCGGCCCGGTACGCCAGCGCGTGCCCGTCGCCGGTGCCCTCCCAGGAGTTGCTCGTGATCTTGAAGGCGCGCCCGACGCCGCCCGTGGCCAGGACGATCGCCTTGGCCGAGAAGACGTGGAACCGCCCGCGTTCGCGGTCGTAGGCGAGGACGCCGGAGGCGCGCCCGCCGTCGAGCAGCAGCTCGATCACCGTGTGCTCCATGTGCACGGTGACGCCCTGGTGGATGGTGTGGTCCTGCAGCGTGCGGATGAGCTCCAGGCCGGTCCGGTCGCCGACGTGCGCCAGGCGCGGGTAGCGGTGGCCGCCGAAGTTGCGCTGCAGGATGCGGCCGTCGGCCGTCCGATCGAAGACCGCGCCGTACGCCTCGAGCTCGCGGACGCGGTCCGGCGCCTCCTTGGCGTGGATCTCGGCCATGCGCCAGTTGTTCACGTACTGGCCGCCGCGCATCGTGTCGGCGAAGTGCACCTTCCAGCTGTCGCGATCGTCGGCGTTGGCCAGGGCCGCGGCCATGCCGCCCTCGGCCATCACGGTGTGCGCCTTTCCCAGGAGCGATTTGCAGATGAGGCCCACGGTGACGCCGGACGACGCCGCCTCGATGGCGGCGCGCAGGCCCGCCCCGCCGGCGCCCACGACGAGGACGTCGTAGCTGTAGGTCTGCCGGGCCGCCATCTACAGGATCCTCAGATCCGTCAGCACGCCCATCGAGCACAGCCGGACGTAGAGGTCGGAGGACATCACGCTGACGAGGCTGCACCACGCGAACAGCTGATGGCGTCCGTTCAAGCCGGAGACGCAGGCGTAGGCGAAGTCGCAGGTGGGCGACTTCGACACCTCGTCGAGACGGCCGCCCACGACGTGGCGGAGCACGTGGCAGCCCCAGGTGTAGCAGGCGAGCAGGACGACGTTGACGGCCAGGACCAGGGTGCCGACGCCGATGCCGAACTCGCGCGCGCCGGTGGCCGGGTTCTCGAACCACATCGCGAGCCACACGTCGTAGGTGAGCAGGCCGATGAAGACGAGGGCCACCCACATGAAGAAGCGATGCGCGTTCTGCAGGATGAGGGGAAGGGAGTGCTCGCCGCGGTAGCGCGTGCGTGGCTCGCCGACGGCGCAGGACGGGGGATCGGCCCAGAACGACTTGTAATAGGCGCCGCGGTAGTAGTAGCAGGTGAAGCGGAACAGGC
Proteins encoded in this window:
- a CDS encoding FAD-binding protein, whose product is MAARQTYSYDVLVVGAGGAGLRAAIEAASSGVTVGLICKSLLGKAHTVMAEGGMAAALANADDRDSWKVHFADTMRGGQYVNNWRMAEIHAKEAPDRVRELEAYGAVFDRTADGRILQRNFGGHRYPRLAHVGDRTGLELIRTLQDHTIHQGVTVHMEHTVIELLLDGGRASGVLAYDRERGRFHVFSAKAIVLATGGVGRAFKITSNSWEGTGDGHALAYRAGAELIDMEFVQFHPTGMVWPPSVRGILVTEGVRGEGGVLRNSEGRRFMFDDIPDNYKPQTASDPEEGWRYTQGDKSARRPPELLTRDHVARCINREVKAGRGSPHGGVFLDIAWIKEKLPDAEAHIKRKLPSMYHQFKELADLDITKTPMEVGPTTHYIMGGIRVNADTQETSITGLFAAGECAAGINGANRLGGNSLS